Proteins encoded in a region of the Triticum dicoccoides isolate Atlit2015 ecotype Zavitan chromosome 3A, WEW_v2.0, whole genome shotgun sequence genome:
- the LOC119272156 gene encoding uncharacterized protein LOC119272156: protein MVFEDESSDENSSLPYMHSETSTDGLNQVPFSLQDPDYNGLELDLIVLCEKHGKPSERLVAFEGTMTGRRFLACAEPEGQNCGFVQWVDEQWPPTMENALLKLWSMVEESKSARVDDNLQSSLTIHHLTEENKKLDAQYDKLVKDVHQLVDFQQDRVVDFSYLQSAVTYQHQCRAELVAGMNAKMAKKDAALEKLQQKFEILCNLTSAQATAIQNLKLKNMKEKQLRIEAQENLELKNAEFTKFEEKLTQEKLELKFQVADLLKLKENHKEEKQMQEFKITELTKAEEKLKEKIKGIQAILEN from the exons ATGGTTTTTGAAGACGAGAGCAGCGACGAGAACTCAAGCCTCCCGTACATGCACTCCGAAACCTCCACCGATGGGCTCAATCAG GTGCCTTTCTCTCTTCAGGACCCAGATTACAATGGTCTTGAGCTAGATCTGATAGTGCTGTGCGAGAAGCATGGGAAGCCATCAGAGAGGCTTGTTGCATTTGAAGGAACAATGACTGGGAGAAGGTTCTTAGCATGTGCAGAGCCG GAAGGTCAGAATTGTGGGTTTGTTCAGTGGGTTGATGAGCAGTGGCCCCCAACAATGGAGAATGCATTGCTGAAGCTTTGGTCAATGGTTGAAGAGAGCAAGTCTGCTAGGGTGGATGATAATCTTCAAAGTTCTTTAACTATTCACCATTTGACAGAAGAAAATAAGAAGCTGGATGCACAATATGACAAGTTAGTGAAAGATGTGCATCAACTTGTGGACTTTCAGCAGGATAGGGTTGTGGATTTCAGTTATCTGCAGTCAGCTGTCACATATCAGCACCAATGCAGAGCTGAATTGGTGGCTGGTATGAATGCAAAAATGGCAAAGAAAGATGCAGCTCTAGAGAAGCTTCAACAGAAGTTTGAAATCCTGTGCAACCTAACAAGTGCTCAAGCAACTGCCATCcaaaacctcaagttgaagaatatgaaagaGAAGCAATTGAGGATTGAGGCTCAAGAGAATTTGGAGCTAAAGAATGCAGAGTTCACAAAGTTTGAGGAGAAGCTCACCCAAGAGAAGCTAGAGTTGAAGTTCCAGGTTGCTGATCTGCTGAAGCTTAAGGAAAACCATAAAGAAGAGAAGCAGATGCAAGAGTTTAAGATTACTGAGCTCAcgaaggcagaggagaagctgaaggagaagatcaaggggatCCAGGCCATCTTGGAGAACTGA
- the LOC119272157 gene encoding uncharacterized protein LOC119272157: MVECNAELQLVKKQVEEYKVLNLLVRACPPPCSQFERQELSTVVYEEPVLYDLSEPPIYAVNEEGVAFESQSSSYSVAHGTGVCTQESKNVKGKMKAVMEIEEEEGYVGSGGSDCEGEEDIDVPPFYMGDADDIEMAEGKKQKEYDEMEEEETDDEESEEEEVVHYEGDTEVEEPFQMDEDDKVVSQDVETVIVHEEKKKKKQKLPVRRGPTTRSHSSVVSEEEPDFKPSSDEEEKGLLKEADDDGFEPLSFVLPKKRKSRAKQRPPRKWYNEKFFMVAAVIKGETTFVVKKMRIKHTCPTSTETTRVSAKWLAQKYESLFRSDLTTSIQTLIDACMEKYGVDVPKSMAYRAKNIAIDAMLGDHKKQYPRLKDYAQTVMDTNPGSRVVVTTVTPSPTEKIPHPGPRFHAMFYCINGAREGFLKGCRPFIGVDGCFIKLTTGAQLLAATGRDGNNNIYPLAFGIVGQEDTPNWCWFLHQLKICLGGEEGQFGPYTIMSDRQKGLLNAVNAVFPKCNQRFCLRHIYANFQNAGFRGEDLKKCMDNAAYAYSEHKFNIAMNDLRAECQEAWEWLCQIPKKTWARHAFDTNCKTDLVVNNLSEVFNKYVLDVRKKPIRTMCDGIKDKQMMRWHRNRESAKTARWDITPHYSEKLEVEKERAKYCKPIQAGVNLWQVTSGQQTHAVDLQVHTCGCRKWDLSGIPCNHAISAINKGKRKPEDYVSKFFKKEFYVGEELGEELGEVVVEVLQLQLLGEVLQQLKLLEEVLGEVLHQVLQEVLGEGEVHSLPQDNLVPPHLLLPPHLLLGEVLVVDILDAGESMSYMAFVDVDATYE, translated from the exons ATGGTAGAGTGTAATGCTGAGTTGCAATTAGTAAAGAAGCAGGTTGAGGAGTATAAGGTCTTAAATTTGCTAGTGAGGGCATGTCCACCTCCTTGCAGCCAGTTTGAGAGGCAAGAATTATCCACTGTTGTGTATGAAGAGCCTGTGTTATATGATCTCAGTGAGCCACCCATCTATGCTGTTAATGAAGAAGGAGTTGCATTTGAAAGTCAGAGTAGCAGCTACAGTGTAGCTCATGGTACTGGTGTTTGCACACAAGAGAGCAAGAATGTAAAAGGAAAAATGAAAGCTGTTATGGaaatagaagaagaagagggatatgTTGGCAGTGGTGGTTCTGATTGTGAAGGTGAAGAGGACATTGATGTACCACCTTTTTATATGGGTGATGCTGATGACATAGAGATGGCTGAGGGAAAGAaacagaaagagtatgatgaaatggaagaggaagaaacagatgatgaagaATCTGAGGAGGAAGAAGTTGTGCATTATGAGGGTGACACAGAGGTTGAGGAACCTTTTCAAATGGATGAAGATGACAAAGTTGTTTCACAGGATGTAGAAACTGTAATTGTacatgaagagaagaagaagaagaaacagaagctTCCAGTTAGGAGAGGGCCTACAACAAGGTCACATTCAAGTGTAGTATCAGAGGAGGAACCTGATTTCAAACCTTCATCTGATGAAGAAGAGAAAGGATTGTTGAAGGAGGCTGATGATGATGGTTTTGAGCCATTGTCATTTGTGctgccaaagaaaaggaaaagcAGGGCAAAGCAGAGGCCTCCTAGAAAATGGTACAATGAGAAA ttctttaTGGTGGCAGCAGTTATAAAAGGTGAAACTACTTTTGTAGTTAAGAAGATGAGAATTAAGCACACTTGCCCTACTAGTACAGAGACAACAAGGGTAAGTGCCAAGTGGCTTGCACAGAAGTATGAGTCACTGTTCAGATCTGATCTAACAACTAGCATTCAGACTTTGATTGATGCTTGCATGGAGAAGTATGGTGTGGATGTGCCCAAGTCAATGGCATATAGAGCAAAGAACATAGCTATTGATGCTATGCTAGGCGACCACAAGAAGCAATACCCTAGGTTGAAAGACTATGCTCAGACAGTGATGGATACAAACCCTGGGAGTAGAGTAGTAGTCACTACTGTAACTCCATCACCCACTGAAAAAATCCCCCATCCAGGTCCAAGATTCCATGCTATGTTCTATTGCATTAATGGAGCAAGGGAGGGGTTTCTCAAGGGGTGCAGACCATTCATTG GTGTTGATGGGTGCTTCATTAAGTTAACTACTGGTGCTCAACTACTTGCTGCCACTGGTAGAGATGGCAACAACAATATATACCCACTAGCATTTGGTATTGTTGGGCAAGAGGACACACCTAACTGGTGTTGGTTTCTACACCAACTTAAAATCTGCCTAGGAGGAGAAGAGGGACAGTTTGGTCCATATACAATAATGTCAGATAGACAAAAG GGCCTACTAAATGCAGTGAATGCTGTCTTTCCTAAGTGCAACCAAAGGTTCTGCCTTAGGCATATCTATGCAAACTTCCAAAATGCTGGGTTTAGGGGGGAAGATCTGAAGAAGTGTATGGATAATGCTGCCTATGCATATAGTGAACACAAATTTAACATTGCAATGAATGACCTTAGAGCTGAATGTCAGGAAGCTTGGGAGTGGCTTTGTCAAATACCCAAGAAAACATGGGCAAGGCATGCATTTGACACAAACTGCAAGACTGACCTTGTAGTTAACAATTTGTCTGAGGTGTTCAACAAGTATGTCCTAGATGTTAGGAAGAAACCAATTAGGACAATGTGTGATGGAATAAAGGATAAACAGATGATGAGGTGGCATAGGAATAGGGAGAGTGCAAAGACAGCTAGATGGGACATAACACCCCATTATAGTGAGAAGCTAGAGGTTGAGAAGGAGAGGGCCaaatattgcaaaccaattcaagcTGGTGTGAACTTGTGGCAGGTTACAAGTGGGCAGCAAACCCATGCTGTTGACTTGCAAGTGCACACATGTGGGTGCAGAAAATGGGACCTCAGTGGCATCCCATGTAACCATGCCATCTCAGCAATCAACAAGGGCAAAAGAAAACCAGAGGATTATGTCAGCAAGTTCTTCAAGAAAGAATTTTATGTGGGAGAGGAGCTGGGAGAGGAGCTGGGAGAGGTGGTGGTAGAGGTGCTGCAGCTGCAGCTGCTGGGAGAGGTGCTGCAGCAGCTCAAGCTGCTGGAAGAGGTGCTGGGAGAGGTGCTGCACCAGGTGCTGCAAGAGGTGTTGGGAGAGGGAGAGGTGCATTCTCTGCCCCAAGACAATCTGGTCCCTCCACATCTACTGCTCCCTCCACATCTGTTGCTGGGAGAGGTGCTGGTGGTAGACATACTGGATGCGGGAG AATCAATGTCATATATGGCTTTTGTTGATGTGGATGCAACTTATGAGTGA